The Panthera leo isolate Ple1 chromosome D1, P.leo_Ple1_pat1.1, whole genome shotgun sequence region cagcatggaagctttttgctTCTCTAGTTCTTGaatgcagctagatcaacaccaaaccatcttacacgcctagaaaattgatctgaggattaacacaatctgcacaacttgaactgcagaactcggcaggtatgcagcgtggagaggtgaactgtgggagagagaagccacggagggtaGGAAGCTGTTTTGCAGTGAGAGGATGGAGTTGAGGGACAGTATGAAAAAAGcactccccccaaaagcagctggagagaaagaatggaaacacGCATAAGGGACttaacaagaaagggagaaagaagaaaaaggatagggtttaaataccattaagactctataaacagaggAGTGCAGAGCTGAAAGAATcgtgtaaatagaatcatatgcTGAATCAAgccttttgggtctggcttctttcacatataACATGGCATTTTAGATTCATCCAGGTGGTTAGATGTATCAGTAGCTTTTTCTTATTGCTGGGTAGTATTCCACAGTACGAATATATGagagtttatccattcacccattgaaggatgtttgggttttttccccagttttggcttttttttatatatatatttattttgagagagagaacaggagagagggagagagaaaatcccaaataggctgcacactttcagcacagagccagacattgGGCTCGAATTCActagcggtgagatcatgacccaagccgaaaccaagagccagagatgatcaaccaactgagccacccatttgtGTCTTGTATAAGTAAAGCTGCCTTGAGGATTTgtatacaagtttttgtatgaatatcattttcattgcttttgagTTCTTGCCTATAGGCAGAATTGCCAAGTTATAGGGTAAGTCTATGTTTAGCTTTATAGGAAAttgccaaaatattttcaaaatggctCTATCATTTTGTATCCTCACCACCAATGTATGAGTCCCAGCTgcttcacattcttgccaacatacAGTATTGAAAGTTTTCCTGATTTTACTCATTCGAATAAGTGTGTAACAGAGAAGTATGTAATGGTCTCACCTTGTAGTATAAATGCATTtcactaatgactaatgatattgcaTATCTTTTCATGTTCTATATAGcatttatgtatcttcttcagtgaggtgtctgttaaaaTCTTTGGCCTGTTTTTATATTGgtctttctgattttttgttgttgagttttgggagtgttttatatattttggaaatgagCCCTTTGTCAGATTGCTTTTCTTGTAATCTTTGTGGATAATTTATCTCGGtttgtggcttatctttttatttgctgaataCTATCTTTTGGCAGGGGGCAGTTATTGACTTTAAAGAAgtgcattttaacatttttttcttttttggattatGCTTTTGGTTGTATCATCAGAGAACTCTTTCCAAACCTAAGATCACAAAAATTTTCTTGTGAGTTTTCATCAAGAACCCTTACAGTTTTAGGTTTGTCTGTGACCCACTTTGCACtaattttgtgtgtatggtgaAGTATGTGGATCATAAAATAGTAATAGGAAACAGTGGCTAATTACttagttcatttgtttgttcattttgtataTGGCATCTGGCACAGTTTGTTGAAACATCTaccctttctccactgaattgcctttatACCTTTGTTAAAAATTGAGCAAAACTTGATTGGATCTGTCTTCCAgattcactgttcttttttttttttttcctaatgtttatttttttaaattttttgatgtttatttatttttgagagagacagagacagaacatgagtgggggaggggtagagagagagggagacagaatccaaagcaggctccaggctctgagctgtcagcacagagcctgactcagggctcgaactcacagatctaAGTACAGCTCTACTAGTAAATAAGTAATGTAAATTTACAAAAGCAGTCAAATTAAATGGCATTTCATCTATCAGTtggaagacatttaaaataacagtacTGAAATCCTCTGAAGGAGCCAACCATACGGTTGGTCTCTGGGCATCAAGGGGAAAAGGAGCAGCATGAGTTGACACAATTTTTCTGGAAAGCAGCTGGGCACCATATATGTTGTGAAGTACATTTATAACCTTAGTGTCTGTATTTCTACAGCTGGGAATCTGGCCTAAGGAAATATCCAGATGTTCAGCCAAAATGTTTTACATATAGAAATGTTTGTCCTATAAAAATTTGAGACAATCTAAGTATCCAGCTACAGAAGAATGAATTAGAAATTATTGTACAGTGAACTATATCCTGTGGCCCCCAAAATTGTGTTCCAAAGGTTGTTTGATGGCATGTAATgtcattaaatttaaatgtttaatgacatGTCAGCCAATGGCAGATTGCTTGGCAAAGAATAAACTCATGCAGCTTAGCACAACTTCAGAAACCTAAGGTTTGTATCTGCAcgtaaagtaaaagaaatgaataaaacaaaatgtagaatGGTTATCTCTGGTGATGGAATAATGATGGGTAATTTTTCTCCACTATTCATTATCCAGTATATTACTCAATTTTTATTCAGAATAGCTACTAGTTTTATAATTAGACAaacatgaaatattattattaaaggagattctcattatgtttttaatctttccttttttctaaggATATGGCCATCAAGCAGACCTGCCCTAGAAGACTTGCTATTCATCTTCTACCTGACATAAACGAGTGTGGCGGGACCAGTAAGCTTAAAAGTGAAGTCAAGCATGAAGCATCTGTGGAAATCCAGAACCCAGACTGGGACACccataaaaaatgttattttacttttacttttaatgaaaaCTCGAGGAAATCTGACCGTAGTATGTTTAAAGCACATGGTAAACCCGATGAGAGTATCTACTCAGCTCTGAGAGCTAATGACAATTTCAGTGAAAGGATGGAGAATCATTTGAATAAGCACAttcttgtttttgaagaaaaaacaatagAAGGATATATAAATTTAGGAATGCCTCTCAAGTGCCTACCTACAGGGTcccacttcaaaataaaatttagtcaaAGAAAGGGTAACCAGGAAGGTGATCAGATCTTGCGCCAGTGTGAAAATCCATACATGGAATGCGTTCTTTTTCACATTGTTGCTGTTGGGAAGAGGATAAAGAAGATTCTTAAGATCAAGGAACTTCATGAAAGAGGAACTACACTTTGTATCTATGCCCTAAAGGGTGAGACTATCAAAGAAGCTCTAAGCAAGGATGGCCGATTTCGGTCTGACCTGGatgaatttaaatggaaaataatagaagATCATAAGATAATTCATGGAAAACGTTCCCTGGTGGATTATGTGTCTGGAAAAACCTTagaaatggacatttttaagaaaaacgtTGCCAGGAAAGGTACCCATAAGAATATTAAACAGGAGAATGAAAATACCACTGAAGAAATCTGTCCCTGGGATCTGATACAGTCTGAGATCAGGGAACACGAACCAGAGGAAGATGGGGAGACTGAAGATGTAGAATACAACAGAGAAAAAATTCTCCCAGCTCAGAATCTAGGGCATGAtattgaaagtaaaaaacaacGGACAGTTTCCAGAATTAGTAATTATTACAATAATAGTTTCAacagaaaatataggagaaacaACTCACAGGTTAGGCAAAGTCCCCATCCGGGTATGGAACATGTTAATCAATATATCCAAAGGACGGCAACTAACCTCTGGCTGAAGAATTTCCAAAGGTTGGACAAAGTGATAATGGATCAGTATCCAAATTTTAATGAAGAGACTCTCTGGATGAGAAAGTATTTTCAGGATgaacagaagaaaaccaaactgCTACCATTTCAACAAttcaacatttataaaaagtACTTTGGAAAAGTGACCGAAAATTCTACTTCAGTTGCAATCTGTGAAGATCTTATTCATCTTAGTAAGTCAGTTGGGTTCATGAAATGGGACAATAATGGAAACACAGGCAACGCTACTTGCTTTGTCTTCAATCATGGTTATGTTTTCACCTGTCGACATGTAATACATCTTATGGTGGGAGAAGGCACAGATCCAAGTTTGTGGCCAGATATAATAAGCAAATGTGCAAAGGTAACTTTTGCTTATAAAAAGTTCTGTCCTATGGATGTTGATTGGTTTTCCATTGAGCCGTGGTTTGAAGTGTCTGATGGAACTCTAGATTACGCCattttaaagttaagaaaaaacGTAAATGGATTTCCTCCAGGCCTGTTTGGACAGATTTCCTCTCAACCATCTAGtggtttgatttatttaattggTCACCCAGAAGGCCAGGTCAAGAAAATAGATGGCTGTGCTGTGATTCCTCTAAATCGGCGGTTAGAGAGGTACCCAGAGCATCATCAAGATGGGGTGGTAGGTCCCCATGCTGCCACTTATAATGCTTTCTCTATGTTTACCCAACGAAGTTTCCTATCAGAGGTTTGGAGCACAGATACACTTAGCTATGA contains the following coding sequences:
- the FAM111B gene encoding serine protease FAM111B, with product MNSMKPEENQSSSATENGQSTRPEVSKDMAIKQTCPRRLAIHLLPDINECGGTSKLKSEVKHEASVEIQNPDWDTHKKCYFTFTFNENSRKSDRSMFKAHGKPDESIYSALRANDNFSERMENHLNKHILVFEEKTIEGYINLGMPLKCLPTGSHFKIKFSQRKGNQEGDQILRQCENPYMECVLFHIVAVGKRIKKILKIKELHERGTTLCIYALKGETIKEALSKDGRFRSDLDEFKWKIIEDHKIIHGKRSLVDYVSGKTLEMDIFKKNVARKGTHKNIKQENENTTEEICPWDLIQSEIREHEPEEDGETEDVEYNREKILPAQNLGHDIESKKQRTVSRISNYYNNSFNRKYRRNNSQVRQSPHPGMEHVNQYIQRTATNLWLKNFQRLDKVIMDQYPNFNEETLWMRKYFQDEQKKTKLLPFQQFNIYKKYFGKVTENSTSVAICEDLIHLSKSVGFMKWDNNGNTGNATCFVFNHGYVFTCRHVIHLMVGEGTDPSLWPDIISKCAKVTFAYKKFCPMDVDWFSIEPWFEVSDGTLDYAILKLRKNVNGFPPGLFGQISSQPSSGLIYLIGHPEGQVKKIDGCAVIPLNRRLERYPEHHQDGVVGPHAATYNAFSMFTQRSFLSEVWSTDTLSYDTCFSSGSSGSPVFNASGKLVAMHTIGHFYQRGDTVYALIEFGYSMESILCDVKQKNESIYKLLNEEKNENHDEDQDNKSFQDHQIEPMEY